In Streptomyces sp. TLI_146, the genomic stretch TGGGGGTCCGCCTGGTGGACCGCTCGTCCCGGCACCTGGACCTCACCCGGGCCGGGACGACCCTCCTCGGTCACGGGCGCGCCATCCTCGCCCACCTCGACGCGGCACTCGCCGACACCCGTACCGTCGACCGGCCGCTGCGGCTCGGCTACACCTGCGCGGTCCTGGGGCAGCAGACCGTCCCCCTGCTGCGTTCGTGGCGCCACGCGCACCCGCACGCGCCGCTCGAAGTGGTCCGGCAGGACAACAGCACCGCGGGCCTGGCGACCGGCGACACCGACGTGGCGGTGCTCCGCACCGTCCCCGCCGACCCGCGCATCCGCACCGAGGCCCTCTACACCGAGGACCGGGTCGCCGCCCTGCCCGACGACCACCCGCTCGCGGCCCGCGACCGGGTGAGCCTGGCGGAGCTCACCTCCGGCCCGCCGCTGCCGCTGGCCCTGTGGCCGGACACGGGCACCGCCTCGGTGGACCTCTGGCCCCCGGCGCAGCGCCCGGACCGCACGGTCGAGGTGCACAACGTCGACGAGTGGCTGAACCTCATCGCCACGGGCGGCGCGTTCGGCATCGGCGCGGCCGGCACGGCGGAGAGCCACGGCCACCCCGGCGTCCGCTTCGTCCCGCTCGACGACGCCCCCGCCGCCACGGTCTACCTCGCCCGCCCGGCCCACCCCACACACCCGCGGACGGAGGACTTCCTCGCGGCTGTACGGGAGGTGGTCAGCGGCTGACACGCGGGGCCGGCCGTCTGTCGGTCAACTCCCTTACCGCCAGGGGGAGTCGCCACCATCGTCCCCCGTCGGCGAGGGCACGATCCGAATGCTCTGCAGCCCATCGCGGAGGGTGACGCGGTATTCGGCGTCGGTGTAGGTGGGCCAGGTGCCGGTCACGTCCGGCCAGCCGAGCTCGTCGTAGGGGCGTTCGTCGCGCTGCCCGCGGACCTTCATGAACGCCACGCCTGTCACCAACCGGCCCTGTGCGCCGCCCTCTCCGTCGGCGACGAGCCGCAGCAGGGCGTCGTGGCCGAAGGGGCCGTTGAGCGGGGTGACGATGACGGCGCCGGGCGCGGCCTGGTCGAGCCAGGCCTGGGGGACGCGGCGGACCGCGGCGGTCGAGATGATCCTCGTGTACGGGGCCCGGCCCAGGTGTCCCCGCTCCCCGTCCGCGCAGACGACGGTCGGCCGCAGGCCGAGGTGGGCGAGCTTGTCCCGGGCCAGGTCGGCGAGCTGCCGGTCGATCTCCACGGTGACCAGTCGCCCGGGAGGGATCCGCTGGGCCAGGAGCGCCGTGCTGTAGCCGGTGCCGGTGCCGATCTCCAGGGCGCTGTCGGCGGGTTGGGGGTCGAGGTAGTGCAGCATGTCGACGACGACGGCCGGGCAGGAGGCGGCCGAGGTGAACGCCTCTTTGGTCGGTCCGTCCTGCGGCCGCACCCGGCCGTCGGCGACCTGAGTGATGAGTGACGCCTGCGCGGTGTAGACGGCCCGCAGCCACGAACGCGGCCGCGCCGCACGGTCGATGACCGGGTGAAGCCCGTCCTCACCCGGGTGCGGCCACCAGACCTGGTCGGGCACGAAGTGCTCGCGCGGCACCGCCAGGAACGCCTCCCGCAGCCAGGGCCGCTCGTGGAAGTGGCCAGTCTGCCGCGCATCGAGTTCGGCCGCGCACTGAGCACGCAGCTTCCGCGGGTCGACCGGGCTCGGCATGCCGGTCGTGCCCGCCTATTCGTCTTCCGGCGGCGGGGTGGGCTCGGGCTCCGGAGCAGGGTTGCCCGGATCGCCCGGCGAGCTGTGCGGCCCGCCCACCTGACCGTCCGAGTCCTGACGGCTGCCCATGAACACCTCCGGTGTGACGCGGCGACCAACTCGCGGCTGGGGAAGCCGCGTTGTACCGGACGATACCCGCCCTCGCCGGTATGGATGCACCCCGGTGATTCCCCAAAGGCCGGTCTACCGCGCCTGCGCGCGCTCGTTCCGAAGCTCGCCGAGTACGACGACGAGCAGGGGGTGATGACCGGGCTCGACGGGTTGCCGATCGGGATGCCCGGGCGCAGCTTGACGCGTTCTACGGCTGAAGCGCACCCTGGAAAGACGAGGTACACATCGGACATACATCTACATCAGCCACGCGTCGTCGGTACCGCTGATGTCAGCCGGACGGCGCTCGGAAGAGGCCGTCATGTCCACCGCTCGTCAGCTTCTGCGCGTCCGCGTCACAGCCAAGGACGCCGAAACCCTGCGTGCCCTCCTGCGCGAGGCCCGTCCCGACGTCGGGGGCCGCCCGCGCCAGGGCGAGGACGGCACGGTCAGCATCGAGGCGTACGCCTCCCCGGAGGAGGCCGAGGCCCTCGAACGCGAGGGTGTGGTGGTCACGATCGTCGAGGACGCCACGGCAACCGGCCGCGCCCGCCAGGCCGAAGTCGGCGAGGGGGACCGGTTCGCCCCCGACGACGCGGTCCCGCACGGGCTCGCCCTCAAGGTGAAGGACGCCTAGCAGGCCGCCCAGGAGGGACACCATGTCGTACTTGAACACCACCGAGGTCGAGTCCGCCGTGACCAGCCTGGCCACGGCCTTCCCGTCCGCGTGTGACCTCATCGACCTGCCCGAGCCGTCCGTGGAGGGCCGGTCCTGCCACGCCCTGCGCATCGGTACCGGGCCCGCCGGTACCCACGACTGTGTCGTTCTCATCGGCGGTGTGCATGCCCGCGAGTGGGGCAGCTGCGAGATCCTCATCCACCTCGCGGCCGACCTCCTGGAGGCCGGTGCCGACGGTGCCGGGCTCGCCTACGGCGGCAGGACCTACACCGCCGCCCAGGTGCGGAACGTCCTCGACAACCTCGACGTCGTCGTCTTCCCGCTCGTCAACCCGGACGGCCGCCACTACAGCCAGACCGTCGACCCCATGTGGCGCAAGAACCGCAACCCCGCCAACTCCGGCGGCGACCCTTCCCGTATCGGCGTGGACATCAACCGCAACTACGACTTCCTCTTCGACTTCGCCACCGCCTTCGACCCGACCGCCGGGGTACAGGTCTCCGACGACCCGGGCGACATCCAGGTGTACCAGGGCCCCAGCCCCTTCTCGGAGCCCGAGACCCGTAACGTCCGCTGGCTCCTCGACGCGTTCCCGCGCACCCGCTGGTTCGTCGACGTGCACAGCTACTCCGAGGACATGCTCTTTGTCTGGGGCGACGACGAGAACCAGTCGCTCGACCCGGCCAAGAACTTCCGCAACACCGCCTTCGACGGCAGACGCGGCGTGGCGGGCGACCTCGCGTACGCGGAGTTCATCCCGAAGGACGACGCGGACGACAGCACCGTACTCGCTGAGCAGTTCTGCAAGGGCCTGCACGGCGTACGCGGCCGTGTCTACAGCCCGATGTCCGCCTTCCACCTCTACCCGACCAGTGGCACCAGTGACGACTACGCGTACTCCCGGCACATCGTCGACCCCCACAAGGGCAAGATCCTCGGCTTCACCATCGAGTGGGGCAAGAGCTTCCACCCACCGTGGTCGGAGATGAAGCGGATCGTCCTGGACGTGGACTCGGGGCTGGTGCAGTTCTGCCTCACCGCACTCGCGTAGAGGGCGGGGTGGAATGGGGTTGGTGGAGCGATCAGCTCGTCAGGCCAGGGGAGTGCGGTGCAGGGTCACGAGCAGGCGCCACACCCGCTGTGTGATCCCGGCGGGCGTGGCTTCGATGAGGCCGTGCAGCCAGTCGGCGAGCACCCCGGCGAAGGTCGCGGCCACGGCCGAGGCGATCAAGTCGGGCTCCGGGGCACCGGCCAGGCTGCGTTCGGTGCGACTGCGGTTGCGTAGATCCTCATGGAGGGTGCGGCCGAGCGGGCCGCCGCCCCCCGGGCGCAACAGCTCCCGGTAGAGCCCGGCGTGCGGGGTGAGCCGGTCGAAGAAGGCGAGCAGGGCGGGCGGCGGGTTGACGGGGTCGGGCACGCCGCGCCAGGCGTGCAGGGCGTCCACGGCCTCGCGGACGACATCGGCGCAGGCGTCGACGGCGAGCGCCTCCAGGTCGGTGTAGTGGAGGTAGAACGTGGCGCGGCCGACCCTCGCCCTGCGTACCAGCGCGGCGACGCTGACCTCCGCCAGCGGGCGACTGGAGCACTCCTCCAGCAGGGCCTGACGCAGCTTGGCCCGGGTCCGTGCCGCACGGGGATCCTCGTACACCGCGGTCACCGTGCGAGCAGGACCGCGCCGAGCGCGAGCGCGCCGGGCAGCGCCTGGGCGATCAGGATGCGGCGGTTGGCGGTGAGGCCCCCGTACACCCCGGCGACCACCACACAGGCGAGGAAGAACACCTGAACCCGGAACCCGGTCGGATCCCCGGCGATCAGGCCCCAGACCAGCCCGGCCGCCAGGAAGCCGTTGTAGAGACCCTGGTTCGCGGCGAGCGGGGCGGTGGCTCGGGCCATGTCGGCGTCGAAACCGGACAGCTCTCGGCCCGGCTTCTTCTCCCACAGGAACATCTCCAGGATCAGGATGTACGCGTGCAGGGCGGCCACCAGGCCCACCAGCACGGTCGCGGTCGTCTCCATCGGTGTACGCACCCTTCGCATGTCATGGACAGGCGTCCAGCATACATGGGCAGGTGTCCAGTAGTGGCTGAGGTGTGACCTCGCCCCGCCGGTCGAGAAAGCCGAGCACCCCGTACAACCACCGACCCTCATCGCAAGTCTGATCGAGCGGCGTGCACCGATGTGCGTGCCGCTCGGCTCATCAGGAGGGACTTCCTTGGTTTCCGCACGCACCACCCGACGCCGTCTCGGCGCCGGTGTCGCGACCGTTCTCGCTGCGACGGTCGGCGCCGGCGTCCTGGCCGCTCCCGGCGCGGTGGCCGCTCCCGCCGCCGCGACCAGGACCACCGCCGACGCGGCCGACGAGGCGAAGCTGCCCGTCGGCGCCGAAATCGTCAGCACCGGCGACACCGGATACCTCACGTCCCGTACGGGCGACTTGGGCAACACCGTCCTGGAGTGGCACAAGTACGCAGACGGCTCGGTGCTGCCGATCAACACGGGCACCATGGGACACGACAGCGGCTCCGACACCGTCGTGACCAGCGACGGCGGCAGCACGGTCTTCCTGCGGGACATGAAGGCGAACGGCAGCTGGTCCACGTCCTTCAACCTCGCGTCCGTGTTCAAGCCCGGAGCCAAGCTCGTCGGTGTGGTGGGCGAGAACCTCTTCGTGAGCGTGCCGACCACGGGCGACTACCACGAGCTGTGGCAGCTCGCCCAGGTCAACGGGGTCACCAGCAAGACGAAGCTCACGTCCAACACCTACGGCGTGGACTACAAGGTCGTCGCCTCCACCGGATACGACATGCTCGTCCTGGGCAGTGCACGGGTCTTCTCCGGACCCACCTACCGGACCGAGTACTGGAAGGCGCTCACCAACGTCAACAACCACTCGGTCATCGACTGGGGTGGCACGGAGGCCACGGGGGCGTGGACCCAGGACTCCACGGGTGCCTACACCGCCGACTACAAGGCGTGGGTCGAGGCCGCGGCCGGGCGCACCGAGCTCGTCGTGGCCACGCGGGGCACTCGCAAGAAGTTCGCCATGGACAGTTCCCTGAGCGGTGCCGTCATCGCGGGCATCCAAGGGAACACGCTGCTCTACGGAGTCCCGGGCAAGGCCGCCGACGAGACGCGGAGCCCGCTGTACGCCCGGAGCCTCACCGCCGCCGACGCCGCGCCGTACAAGCTCCTGGAGCACTTCTCCAGCGTGGCCCACGCACCGGACGGCAGCCTGCTCGTGCGCGGCTCCACGGCGGACGCCGACGGGCTGTTCCGGATCCACGACGGGGTGAGCGGCCCTCCGACCGTCACACTCGTGGCGGACACCGGCCGGGACATGGCCGTCAAGGTGACCGAGTCGAAGGTCCCCACCGCGGTGGACCTGGAGAAGCCGGGCACCACGGTCCCGATGGAGTGGACGCTGTCCCGCGCGAACGCCACCGTCGACCTCACCCTCACGCACGCGGCCACCGGCAAGAAGCTCAGCCGACATCTGTCCCAGCCGGTCTCCGACAGCCGTTTCGCCTTCACCTGGGACGGCGTCCTGGACGGCATCAGCGCCCCCAACGGCGCCTACACCTGGCAGGTCACCGCGACCCCGGCCGACGGCGCCGGCGCTTCGGCGACCGTATCGGGTAGCTTCCAGGTCTCGCGCCTGGCCAACCCGCACGACTTCAACGACAACGGCTCGACGGACGTCCTCGCGCGGGACGCCTCGGGTGCGCTGTGGCGGGACGACCTCTTCGACTGGCCCTTGGGCAACCAGGTCACTCCCGCCAAGCGGACGAAGATCGGTTCCGGTTGGCAGGTGTACAACCAGATCGAGGCCGCGGGCAACCTCGCCGGTGCTCCGGCGGGCGACCTCGTCGCCCGTGACTCCTCGGGCGTCCTGTGGCTCTACCAGGGCGACGGCGCGGGCAACTTCACCGCCCGCGTCAAGGTCGGCGCGGGCTGGCAGATCTACAACAAGATCGCCGGTGGCAGCGATCTCACCGGTGACGGACGCCCCGACCTCCTCGCCACCGACACCTCCGGCGTCCTGTGGCTCTACAAGGGCACCGGCAACGCCTCCGCGCCCTTCGCGACCCGCACCCGGGTCGGTGGCGGCTGGCAGATCTACAACCAGATCACCGCCGTCGGCGACATCGCGGGCGGCCCGGCCGGTGACCTGGTCGCCCGTGACGCCTCGGGCGTGCTGTGGCTCTACCAGGGCAACGGCGCGGGCAACTTCACCTCCCGCGTCAGGATCGGCGGCGGCTGGAACGCCTTCTCCCAGCTCGTCGGCGCCGGTGACGTCACCGGTGACCAACGCCCCGACCTGGTGGCCTACGGCCCGAACGGCACGTACGTCTACCAGTCGACCGGCTCGACGACGGCCCCGTTCAGTCGGCAGACGACCACGCTGTACGCGGGCGAGGGCAGCAAGTTCAACGCCATCGGCTAGGACTCGGCACGCTCGCTCAGGAGCTGAATGGCCGTCCGCCGCGTGAGACTTCGCGTCGGCGGACGGCACCGGTCGATGTGCCGCACGGAAACGGTGCGTGCGGTTGACGTCGCCTGCTCAGGTCAGCGGGTTGTCCACGACGTTGCCGAGGTACTTGTGGAAGCCGCTGGAGCCCTGTCCCTTGGTGGAGGAGGTCTCGACCTGGAAGAACTTGATGTCGGACTTCTGGTTCCAGGACAGGTTGTTGAACACGGTGTAGTGGCCGCAGCCGCTCTTGCCCACGATGTGCGGGCTCCCGTACTGCTGCTTGCCGTCCGTGCCGGTGACGATGATCCGGATCTGCCCGGCGACCAGGTCCTTGCCGCACGGGAAGGTGACGGACATGGCGCCGTTGAGTGTCTTCTTGCCCCAGGTGAAGGTGCCGCTGCCGCAGGCATACGTACCGCAGGCATCGCTGCGGCCGGTCGCGGCCGCTGCCGGGCCTGCCTGGACAAGCACTCCGGCGAGCGCGGCGAGCCCCGCCGTACCGGTCATGGCCAGCCTGCGCACGGTGGTCTTTCGCACGATGTCCCCCTGTTGTGGCAATGGGCGTCGAATGGAGCGGTCGACACCAGAGGCTAGGGACGCCGTGATCGCGGCACATACAGCGGAGGGTTGAACTTGCCCTCCACCTGTGGCGGCAGCTCGGGGGTAAACCCTCACGGTATTCGCCGCCACAAGCCGGACAGGGTTGAGAGGGTGGGCCGAGGAACGGTCCCAGGTGGGGTGAGGTTGCCGCCGTTGCGCGGACGGTCACCCGTGCCAGAGCTGGGTCGCACCGCCGTAGCAGTCCCACTGGTTCACGACGGTGCCGTTCTCGTGGCTCCACACGGCGTCCAGACACTTGCCGCTGTCCACGTTCACGACCTCGTATCCGTTGCCGACCAGCCGTAGTGTCCACAGCTGGGTCGCGCCGCCGTAGCAGTCCCACTGGTTCACGGCGGTACCGTTGTCGTGGCTCCAAGCGGCGTCCAGGCACTTGCCGCTGTCGGTGTTCACGATCTCCTGGCCGTTCCAGCTCCACTGCTGGGTGGCGCCGCCGTAGCAGTCCCACTGGGTCGCCTTGGTGCCGTTGGTGTGGCTCCAGGCCGCGTCCAGGCACTTGCCGCTGTCGACGTTGACGAAATAGCCACCGGCCGCCGCGAGGGCCGGGGCGCCGGGCTTGGTCTGGGCGTCGGCCGGGGCCGCGGTGACGAGGCCGGCCCCGATGAGGGTGGCGGCGCCGACCGCGAGAGCGGCCAGGTGTTTGGCGTGGTTGCGCGCCATGATGTGTGCTCCTTCACTGATGTGCTGGTGTGGTGGGTGTGGGACGGACGTTGCTGTCCGTCGACAGGGGAGTTACGAGGCGCACGCACCGGAGGGTCATATCGCCTGAGGTGGCGCAGACCCGACAATGCCGGAGGGGGAGGGGGCACACCAGAAAGCGGTCCGTTGAGCGGAACGCCGCGCGTCCGGTGGGGTCGGCCCCCGGAGCCGTAGGCGAGGGGGCGGCTCCACAGCTCACACTTGCAAGATGTTGAAAACCTGCCAATCGGCGCGGACTTGATCCTATTCTTTCCGGGGCTTGCAAGATCATCTGGCCTGTACGAGTCCGGTGGGCGGCGCCACCCATGCCGCGCCGCCGGTCCGTCAACGAGGGGGTAGACCCATGTTCGTCCCGAGAAAGCGCCCGGCGTACGGAAGACGCGGCGCGGCTCTCGCGTTAGGCGCTCTCACGCTCGCCTCGAGCGTGGCCCTGGCCGCGCCGGTGACCGCTCAGGCGGCCGACTCCGCCGGAGTCCTGATACCGGCGCCCGACGCCTACGCCGACCGCGCCGACACGCTCCTCTCCACCAGCAACAACGGGGTCCTGCACCAGGAGGAGGGCTCGGCCAGCTATCTGTGGACCAATACCTACAACCGTCAGACCGTCCCCGTGACGGCTTTGGACGGTGTGCCCAGGGAAGCCATCTTCACCCAGCACGACGAGTACGACCGGGCCGCGTACGCCACCACGGTGGAGGGCACCACCACCATCACGTTGGTCAACGTCGAGAAGAACACGAAGACGGAGCTGACCCTGCCCCAGGGCTACGCCCATCCGCGGATCTCCGGCGGCTTCGTCCTCGCCACCAGGCCGACGGAGGACGGCGGACAGGACCTGCGGGTGCTGCGGCCCAGCGGCGCGGACACGCCGTACGACGTCGCGGTCCGGCTGCCGGCGGGGGCCACCGCCGAGGCCGAACCGGTGCTGTTCGGGGGTGAGTACAGCTCGCTGGTCATCCGCTACCGCATCGGATCGACGTACGGCTACGGCGTCCTCAACGGCATCTCCGGCGCTGTCAGCGCGCTGCCGGTCACGGGCGAGGCGAGCAGCTTCCGCATCACCCGCGATGTGGTCACCTGGTTCACCCGGCAGGGCGGGCAAGGGGTGCGGGTGCTGTCGCGCG encodes the following:
- a CDS encoding LysR substrate-binding domain-containing protein, giving the protein MDVELRHLKALAAIAEAGTVTAAAAQLHMTQPALSRTLAQLEARVGVRLVDRSSRHLDLTRAGTTLLGHGRAILAHLDAALADTRTVDRPLRLGYTCAVLGQQTVPLLRSWRHAHPHAPLEVVRQDNSTAGLATGDTDVAVLRTVPADPRIRTEALYTEDRVAALPDDHPLAARDRVSLAELTSGPPLPLALWPDTGTASVDLWPPAQRPDRTVEVHNVDEWLNLIATGGAFGIGAAGTAESHGHPGVRFVPLDDAPAATVYLARPAHPTHPRTEDFLAAVREVVSG
- a CDS encoding methyltransferase domain-containing protein produces the protein MPSPVDPRKLRAQCAAELDARQTGHFHERPWLREAFLAVPREHFVPDQVWWPHPGEDGLHPVIDRAARPRSWLRAVYTAQASLITQVADGRVRPQDGPTKEAFTSAASCPAVVVDMLHYLDPQPADSALEIGTGTGYSTALLAQRIPPGRLVTVEIDRQLADLARDKLAHLGLRPTVVCADGERGHLGRAPYTRIISTAAVRRVPQAWLDQAAPGAVIVTPLNGPFGHDALLRLVADGEGGAQGRLVTGVAFMKVRGQRDERPYDELGWPDVTGTWPTYTDAEYRVTLRDGLQSIRIVPSPTGDDGGDSPWR
- a CDS encoding M14 family metallopeptidase — its product is MSYLNTTEVESAVTSLATAFPSACDLIDLPEPSVEGRSCHALRIGTGPAGTHDCVVLIGGVHAREWGSCEILIHLAADLLEAGADGAGLAYGGRTYTAAQVRNVLDNLDVVVFPLVNPDGRHYSQTVDPMWRKNRNPANSGGDPSRIGVDINRNYDFLFDFATAFDPTAGVQVSDDPGDIQVYQGPSPFSEPETRNVRWLLDAFPRTRWFVDVHSYSEDMLFVWGDDENQSLDPAKNFRNTAFDGRRGVAGDLAYAEFIPKDDADDSTVLAEQFCKGLHGVRGRVYSPMSAFHLYPTSGTSDDYAYSRHIVDPHKGKILGFTIEWGKSFHPPWSEMKRIVLDVDSGLVQFCLTALA
- a CDS encoding TetR/AcrR family transcriptional regulator; amino-acid sequence: MYEDPRAARTRAKLRQALLEECSSRPLAEVSVAALVRRARVGRATFYLHYTDLEALAVDACADVVREAVDALHAWRGVPDPVNPPPALLAFFDRLTPHAGLYRELLRPGGGGPLGRTLHEDLRNRSRTERSLAGAPEPDLIASAVAATFAGVLADWLHGLIEATPAGITQRVWRLLVTLHRTPLA
- a CDS encoding DUF1304 domain-containing protein, with the translated sequence METTATVLVGLVAALHAYILILEMFLWEKKPGRELSGFDADMARATAPLAANQGLYNGFLAAGLVWGLIAGDPTGFRVQVFFLACVVVAGVYGGLTANRRILIAQALPGALALGAVLLAR
- a CDS encoding VCBS repeat-containing protein translates to MVSARTTRRRLGAGVATVLAATVGAGVLAAPGAVAAPAAATRTTADAADEAKLPVGAEIVSTGDTGYLTSRTGDLGNTVLEWHKYADGSVLPINTGTMGHDSGSDTVVTSDGGSTVFLRDMKANGSWSTSFNLASVFKPGAKLVGVVGENLFVSVPTTGDYHELWQLAQVNGVTSKTKLTSNTYGVDYKVVASTGYDMLVLGSARVFSGPTYRTEYWKALTNVNNHSVIDWGGTEATGAWTQDSTGAYTADYKAWVEAAAGRTELVVATRGTRKKFAMDSSLSGAVIAGIQGNTLLYGVPGKAADETRSPLYARSLTAADAAPYKLLEHFSSVAHAPDGSLLVRGSTADADGLFRIHDGVSGPPTVTLVADTGRDMAVKVTESKVPTAVDLEKPGTTVPMEWTLSRANATVDLTLTHAATGKKLSRHLSQPVSDSRFAFTWDGVLDGISAPNGAYTWQVTATPADGAGASATVSGSFQVSRLANPHDFNDNGSTDVLARDASGALWRDDLFDWPLGNQVTPAKRTKIGSGWQVYNQIEAAGNLAGAPAGDLVARDSSGVLWLYQGDGAGNFTARVKVGAGWQIYNKIAGGSDLTGDGRPDLLATDTSGVLWLYKGTGNASAPFATRTRVGGGWQIYNQITAVGDIAGGPAGDLVARDASGVLWLYQGNGAGNFTSRVRIGGGWNAFSQLVGAGDVTGDQRPDLVAYGPNGTYVYQSTGSTTAPFSRQTTTLYAGEGSKFNAIG
- a CDS encoding RICIN domain-containing protein; its protein translation is MARNHAKHLAALAVGAATLIGAGLVTAAPADAQTKPGAPALAAAGGYFVNVDSGKCLDAAWSHTNGTKATQWDCYGGATQQWSWNGQEIVNTDSGKCLDAAWSHDNGTAVNQWDCYGGATQLWTLRLVGNGYEVVNVDSGKCLDAVWSHENGTVVNQWDCYGGATQLWHG